The genomic interval GGAATTGAATTTTTTGGTATACATTCATATTTCAATGATATTTTAAACTACTGTGATGCTCAACTTCAGTTCTAAAGAATGCatgcatattttagatgtttcctgAGTCAATCCATCTGAATCACATAAATGGTCCATTAAGAGGCCTGTGAATAACTTTACGACATACTAAAGAAGTAATTAAGCTCTTAATTCTGGcaaatctaaaacatgtagcGCAACAGCTCTTGAGGGCAGTATTTGGCTACCCCAGGTCTTTATACCTCCATTCAGGTTTACTGAGATTTATAACATTAAGGATTGCAcaaggattttgttttataataaaagtaaccttaaatatgttttatttctctgcttgCAGGCAGAACTCATTGATGAGTTTGATCGTTTACGAGAACAGACAGAGAAAAGAGGCCTTTTTCAAGCACAGCCTTTATTCTTCTGCCTCCATCTGGGTCACATCGTGCTGCTGGAGGCCCTGGTCTTTCTGCTTCTCTCACACTGGGGCACAAGCTGGACGATGACGCTACTGTGTTCAGTACTGCTCGCAACCGCTCAAGTAATTTCAGCAGCACTAAACTGTCCTTATTGTCATTGAGTAACTTTAAATGGATGAAATAACTACTTATCCTCTCCATTAGTCGCAGGCCGGATGGCTGCAGCATGACTTTGGTCACCTCTCTGTCTTCAAGAAATCCAAATGGAATCACCTGGTCCACAAGTTTGTAATTGGACACTTGAAGGTAACTCatgatttattctgtttaccATCTAGAGTtctctaaaatatttgattggTTTGTTTAGGGAGCTTCAGCCAACTGGTGGAACCACCGACATTTCCAGCATCACGCTAAACCGAACATTTTCAAGAAGGATCCCGACATCAACATGATGGATATCTTTGTACTTGGGAACACGCAGCCAGTGGAGGCAAGTAGCTCAATTAAGGAATGCATTTCTAATTCGTTCTGAGCTCTAATGCAGCTTAATAGCTCCCTGAACTCTGTGCCTCTCTCTGTTGCAGTACGGCATTAAAAAGATCAAGCACTACCCCTATAACTACCAACACCAGTACTTCTTTCTCGGTATGCTTGCTTTAAGACGTTTGGAAAGAATGAAAGGAATCTAAAATTGTTCCAGAACTAACTAGTTTATCTCTTTCAGTGGCACCGCCGCTGCTTATTCCAGTTTTCTACAACTACAATATAATGAAGACCATGTTTACTCGACGTGACTGGGTGGTAAGATGCCCACCTCAGtttagaataaatatattttacataaaaggaAGTTGTAactaattttctttgtaaagaaacatataaataatattttttatttttttgtttgaaggaTCTGGCCTGGGCCTCCACATACTACATTCGTTACTTCTACTGTTTTGTTCCACTGTATGGTGTGTTTGGCTCTCTGGCACTCATGATGTTCGTCAGGTGAGCTCACTGAGAAGGATTTAAAATGGTTCACACTCCGAtagcttcttttaaaaatgtatgtgtcTAATTTAAGTtgcaaacatgtttgtgttttttttagttgtgaAATAAAGAGGCAGAcaaacaaagtggaaaaaagaacaatcatAATTTGATTATGTATTTGCATGAACTTTTTTTGATAAGATTGCCTGCATTCTTTGCCGTATGCTTTTTCACTCTGCTTTCAAACAGAATTCAATGAATCGAAATGTGTTGATATTAAAATCCGCAGGTTTTTAGAAAGCCACTGGTTTGTGTGGGTGACTCAGATGAGCCACTTGCCAAAGGAGATCGATCACGAGAAACGCCAAGACTGGCTGACCATGCAGGTACCTGCTTTATAATCAACTAATATTAGAGTCTTGTTGTGTGTACTTCTTATCAGAGGTGGAAATTAGAGCCAACGgcatattttaattgaaaataaaatttaatgaaacCAGATCAACATGTTTTAGGGTTCAACACTCCAgataatttgattattttatcatacattttattacatcttATTCCTGCAAGATCACACGCATTTGCTacagatttttgtatttactgtattttgtttgaTAAATACTTTACAGCACAGTATTCAGTCTATAGTTCCCAGCCACATCATCAaagtgaaagataaaaaaattaagtaccTTTGAGGTATTTCAAACTTCCTTGTATATATTAGGACTGGCCAACAAAAAGAAGTGCATAGTTGTTAAATGTTTATCACTAtgagaaatgtgaaaagtgtgtcATTCTTTTCCACCTGTATGAAATTTAATCTTTGTATATTCTGTGAAGGTATTTGAggttttgtaaagaaaacaatggTGGACAAGCAGCATTATGAAAACCAAGGAACATGGCATAAATAAAGCTGTGCAAAAGTTTAAAGTAGGGTtagacttggaaaaaaaaaacaatactggAATATCGTCGCACCTTTCCAGACTTTGTGGGGGAAAGactttataaaaattggttatcatttcaattaaaaatggtGCATTACTTTACATTTGTCTACGttctacataaaataaaatactttgaggtttgtggttgtaacttgacaaaatgtaaaaaagttccATGTTGATTCTTCATTCTTTTTCCCTGTTTCAGTTACAAGCGACGTGTAATATTGAGCAGTCCTTCTTCAATGACTGGTTCAGTGGACACCTCAACTTTCAAATCGAGCATCAGTAAGTCAAAGGATTTAAACTTGGACTTTAACTGACTTTGTTGTATCATGTCAGCATTTTTACAAGGTGCTGTTTGCTAGTGATTTACTGCTCTGGACCTGCAATGGATTTAATACTTTCAAAGAGAATGTATTGTGCTCAGAAAGACTTGTCCTATTCCgtactttgttaaaaataagtattttaaattatatttacttgTTGTCTTCtgaatgtaatatttatttttcctattttttaatttttagtttacCTCTGAAGCTAATGCCCATTCATTTTTGAGTCCATTATTCTGCGTCTCTCTTTCAAGTCTGTTTCCCAGGATGCCGCGCCACAACTACCAACTGGTGGCGCCGCAGGTCCGCGAGCTGTGTGAGAAACACGGGATTccttatgagacaaaaactttGTGGCAAGGAATGGTTGACGTGGTCAGGTAATAATCTAGAGCCACTGTAAtctaataaacaaaatgatcatAAAACAACAAGAAACTAATCAACCCTAATCCCAACCCTCCTTTCAAACCTTCTTCCAACTTTAATTGGATGTTCCAATTACAGCAGTCACACTGCATTTTCATAGGAAATGCTAATTTTTTGAGTTACTAACTACATTGTTTTGAGGCTATTAGTCTTTCATTAAACAGTTATACAAAACAGGCTCTTAACTgatgttttttctgttctgtttcagGTCACTGAAAACTTCAGGGGAAATGTGGCTTGATGCATATCTCCATAAATGATTCGCTGGCTTTTTCATGTTTGTCACTTAATACAAAAATCTAATAGACAAAACCGgaatgatctgtgtttttcagtgtttaatgtaaatgaCTGTTCTAATCTTTAGATTAGACTGGATTTTTGAGGATCAACCATAATTCAGTGTTAAACTTGAAATTATAAAATGTGACTGATTCAATAAAGACTTTCAACAACAAATagtgcatctttttttgttacattagaATAATACTCATGGTAACTTGAAACATaagaaaatgccaaaaaaaataatgctgaagacaataaaacatgtaaCTGGAATTCATCTGGACTGGAAACAGcaaaacataattatgaaaCTACTGCTGAAACAGTTATAGTTTATACAACAGAAAGATGGTAACTTTTAGAACTTAAATTATACCTTGAAACTCATAACTGGGCATTGCAtaatttttacctttttccAGTGACATCCAGCTTTTGGTTCATTGGAGTTATTAAATACAATGTTATTAAAAAGTGGGAACAAAACGGTACATAAAAATCTGTTGCAAAATATTAATGGTAGATTCTTTAATTAtgtcatcaaaaata from Xiphophorus maculatus strain JP 163 A chromosome 2, X_maculatus-5.0-male, whole genome shotgun sequence carries:
- the LOC102222635 gene encoding fatty acid desaturase 2-like translates to MGGGGQQTEPAEPGSGKTAGVYTWEEVQKHRNRNDQWLVVNRKVYNISQWVKRHPGGSRVIGHYAGEDATEVFAAFHPDQKFVQKFLKPLLIGELVAAEPNQDGNKSAELIDEFDRLREQTEKRGLFQAQPLFFCLHLGHIVLLEALVFLLLSHWGTSWTMTLLCSVLLATAQSQAGWLQHDFGHLSVFKKSKWNHLVHKFVIGHLKGASANWWNHRHFQHHAKPNIFKKDPDINMMDIFVLGNTQPVEYGIKKIKHYPYNYQHQYFFLVAPPLLIPVFYNYNIMKTMFTRRDWVDLAWASTYYIRYFYCFVPLYGVFGSLALMMFVRFLESHWFVWVTQMSHLPKEIDHEKRQDWLTMQLQATCNIEQSFFNDWFSGHLNFQIEHHLFPRMPRHNYQLVAPQVRELCEKHGIPYETKTLWQGMVDVVRSLKTSGEMWLDAYLHK